The following nucleotide sequence is from Endozoicomonas sp. GU-1.
AAATTTCCCCTGTGCAGTTTTGACAACACGCCAGGGCAGGCATTTGGAATGAAAGTTGAAGAGCATGATGGCGCTGAGGATAAACTTGCTTCTGTTCTTTTTGAAGGATGTGCGGAAACAGGGAAATCTAATGAAGGTTTTGTTGTGGTGATAGGAAGAAAAAAGCTTAAGAGGCTGCAGGATACAGATCCTGATGTATTTGCTGGATTATACAATGCCAGCCCCGTTTCTGAACCATCAGAAAGTGTCTTTTCAAGAGTATGTACCCTTGTAACTGATATTATTTCTGCCTATCTGAACACAGGACAAAGTTAATTGATTAAGTCCCCGGCTTTTAAGGTTAAGTGGGCTGAACTTGATAAAGAAAAACAGGTGTCTGGTAAAGATCGTTGGCCTTAAGCGTCTTTACCGGCACTCTGCCTGATAAACTGAAGGTGTGGGTAAGTAACCAGCAACCAGGTGGCAGTTGAGGAATCAATTCTCTTTCAACACGTTCCATCGCTCCGGGATACAAATAGCAAACAACAAGGCCCGCGTTACCAGGGACTGCCTGGAAGAAATCCGCTCTTATAACATCGATCCCATACCTTGCCTCAGTAAACAGGGCTGGAACCGGAGAACGTTCCCAGGCCTCAATTTTTTTGTCAGGGTATTTTTCTCTTAAAATGGGAATCAGGTGTCCCCAGCCACAACCAAGCTCCATAACATGACCGGACACGTCATCTGGAAGGATATCTCTGATCGCCGCCCTGACTTTTCGTGAGGTGGGAGTAGGGCCAATGCCCAGGCGCAGGGTCCAGAAGAGAATAGAGCCGGTGATCAGACCGGCTGCCACCAGAAACGCGATGGTCATTATTAATGAGTTCAAGGGATTATGCGTTAATCTTCAACACGTTCCCAGGTTTGCGAACGGCCGATCAGCGCGAACCCGATATAACCACGGACTTCCAGTTTACTGCCATCTTCCAGCACTTTCATGTTAGCGCTGTAGACTTTCCCGGATTCAGGATCGACGATTTTTCCATCGTCATATTTGCTGCCTTGCTTTTTCATGCCCCAGAGTATGGTCATGCCCTGAACTTTCTGATCCTTGAGCTCGCCCTGGCACTGGTCACAAATGCTGTCCTGTTTGGCAGGGTCAAGAATCTGTGTCACTTTGCCAGACAGTTTGCCATTTTCCTCGAAGATTGTGACATAACTTTTTGCTTTACCCGTGCTGTCATCAATGGTTTTCCATAGTCCCAGGGGCGAAGCCGCCAGGCTGAACGAGGACAGGCAGAGGGACAACAATCCAGCGCCCAGGACGCGTTTTCTCGGGAACATGTGAGGGAGTCTCCAAAACCCCGGAATTTTCCGGCATTTATTGTAATCATTCCATTGTGGTGTCATTCAGGTAGAACAGTTTGCCCCGGACACTTCTGCGAAATTC
It contains:
- a CDS encoding DUF2147 domain-containing protein; this translates as MFPRKRVLGAGLLSLCLSSFSLAASPLGLWKTIDDSTGKAKSYVTIFEENGKLSGKVTQILDPAKQDSICDQCQGELKDQKVQGMTILWGMKKQGSKYDDGKIVDPESGKVYSANMKVLEDGSKLEVRGYIGFALIGRSQTWERVED